A single window of Vigna radiata var. radiata cultivar VC1973A chromosome 4, Vradiata_ver6, whole genome shotgun sequence DNA harbors:
- the LOC111240509 gene encoding G-type lectin S-receptor-like serine/threonine-protein kinase At1g11300, which yields MFFVLFILCCYALDIGTATDTINSSQFIKDNETITSAGGNFTLGFFTPQNSTNRFVGIWWHTNSTVIWVANRNQPLNDSSGVVTISEDGNLVVLNGHNQVIWSTNVSTTSSNTSAQLSDSGKLVLAETTRGTLWDSFQQPSNTLMPGMKTLTNAKTGRKVELTAWKSPSNPSVGSFSASVLRRINILEVFIWNETRPYWRSGPWNGVIFTGTPMSSFLYSFKAGDDEEGNTYFYYTIPSPLEIFIYVLNSRGQLINLSWNDTNEEMEISWTSQESDCDVYGICGPFSICNAKNSPICSCLKGFEPRNKEEWNRQNWSSGCVRSTPLRCEKVSQNVSAKEDGFSQLQMVKVPDFPEGSPVDSECRSQCLENCSCVAYSYDIGIGCMSWTGNLLDIQQFSEGGLELYVRVADSDLEHGTHTAIIIGITVTVVTIIIVTCAYVMWRTSNHPAKIWHSIRSTRNRNIKDFQRLKKGEQVKLQELLLFDFERLATATNNFHLSNKLGQGGFGPVYKGKLQDGKEVAVKRLSRASGQGQEEFMNEVVVISKLQHRNLVRLFGCCIEGDEKMLIYEYLPNKSLDVLIFDWKKRYSIIEGIARGLLYLHRDSRLRIIHRDLKTSNILLDEELNPKISDFGMARIFGGTEDHANTNRIVGTYGYMSPEYAMQGLFSEKSDVFSFGVLALEILSGRRNSSFYDDEHVLSLLGFAWIQWKEDNISSLIDPEVYDRSHHKDILRCTHIALLCVQELAIDRPSMAAVISMLNSEVAFLRPPSQPAFILRQNLLNSESSKGSHRFSSTNTASITTISGR from the exons ATGTTCTTTGTTCTGTTCATACTGTGTTGTTATGCTTTGGATATTGGCACTGCCACAGACACTATCAATTCATCTCAGTTCATCAAGGACAATGAAACTATAACCTCCGCTGGTGGCAACTTCACCTTGGGGTTCTTCACCCCTCAAAATTCTACCAATCGTTTTGTGGGAATTTGGTGGCACACCAATTCTACTGTCATTTGGGTGGCTAACAGGAACCAACCACTGAATGATTCTTCTGGAGTCGTTACCATATCTGAAGATGGCAATCTTGTGGTGTTGAATGGTCATAATCAAGTGATTTGGTCAACAAATGTGTCCACAACATCATCCAATACAAGTGCCCAGCTTTCAGATTCTGGTAAGCTAGTCCTCGCTGAAACCACAAGGGGAACATTGTGGGACAGTTTTCAGCAACCTTCAAATACGTTAATGCCCGGAATGAAAACTTTAACCAATGCAAAAACAGGTAGGAAAGTAGAACTTACAGCATGGAAAAGCCCTTCTAATCCCTCCGTGGGGAGCTTCTCTGCCAGTGTTCTTCGACGCATAAATATACTCGAAGTGTTCATTTGGAATGAAACTCGACCATACTGGCGCAGTGGTCCATGGAATGGTGTGATCTTTACAGGGACACCCATGTCATCGTTTCTTTATTCTTTCAAAGCTGGGGATGATGAGGAAGGAAATACATATTTCTATTACACAATACCAAGTCCGCTAGAGATTTTTATCTATGTGTTGAATTCGCGAGGCCAACTTATAAACCTATCGTGGAATGATACGAATGAAGAAATGGAAATTTCGTGGACAAGTCAGGAATCGGATTGTGATGTTTATGGAATATGTGGGCCATTCTCTATTTGTAATGCAAAAAACTCACCAATTTGCAGTTGTTTGAAAGGGTTTGAGCCGAGGAACAAAGAAGAATGGAATAGACAAAACTGGTCAAGTGGATGTGTTAGGAGCACACCTTTGCGTTGTGAAAAGGTCAGTCAAAACGTAAGTGCAAAGGAAGATGGCTTTTCGCAACTGCAAATGGTTAAAGTTCCTGATTTTCCAGAAGGGTCTCCTGTTGACTCTGAATGCAGAAGCCAATGCTTGGAGAATTGCTCTTGTGTTGCATATTCCTATGATATTGGAATTGGTTGCATGTCTTGGACCGGGAATCTCCTAGACATACAACAATTCTCAGAGGGAGGACTTGAGTTATATGTTCGTGTAGCCGATTCTGATCTTGAACATG GGACACATACAGCAATCATCATTGGAATTACAGTGACAGTAGTAACAATCATCATAGTTACTTGTGCATATGTCATGTGGAGGACTTCCAATCACCCAG CTAAAATATGGCACTCAATCAGATCAACAAGGAATAGGAACATCAAAGATTTCCAACGATTGAAAAAAGGTGAA CAAGTTAAACTCCAGGAGCTGTTACTGTTTGATTTTGAAAGGCTTGCAACAGCCACAAACAACTTCCACCTGTCCAACAAACTTGGGCAGGGTGGTTTTGGTCCTGTGTACAAG GGGAAACTCCAAGATGGTAAGGAAGTAGCAGTTAAAAGACTTTCTAGAGCATCTGGACAAGGTCAAGAAGAATTCATGAATGAAGTAGTGGTCATTTCCAAGCTTCAACACCGTAATCTTGTAAGACTTTTTGGCTGCTGCATTGAAGGTGACGAAAAGATGTTGATCTATGAATACTTGCCAAATAAAAGCTTGGATGTGTTAATCTTTG ATTGGAAGAAGCGCTATAGCATAATAGAAGGAATAGCTCGAGGATTGTTATATCTTCACAGGGACTCCAGACTAAGAATCATACACAGAGATTTGAAAACAAGTAATATCTTGTTAGATGAAGAGCTAAATCCAAAAATATCAGACTTTGGTATGGCTAGAATCTTTGGAGGAACAGAAGATCACGCTAATACTAATAGGATTGTTGGGACATA TGGCTACATGTCCCCTGAATATGCAATGCAAGGACTGTTTTCAGAGAAATCAGATGTCTTTAGCTTTGGTGTTTTGGCACTAGAGATTCTAAGTGGAAGAAGAAATTCAAGCTTTTATGATGATGAACATGTTCTTAGCCTCTTGGGATTT gcCTGGATACAATGGAAGGAAGACAACATATCTTCTTTAATAGATCCAGAAGTATATGATCGTAGTCAccataaagatattttaaggTGCACTCACATAGCTCTTCTGTGTGTACAAGAACTTGCTATAGACCGACCCTCTATGGCTGCAGTAATTTCTATGCTTAACAGTGAGGTTGCGTTTCTTCGTCCTCCAAGTCAACCTGCATTCATCTTGAGGCAAAATCTGCTGAATTCGGAGTCATCTAAAGGAAGTCATAGATTTTCCTCCACCAACACTGCTAGCATTACAACTATCTCTGGAAGATAG